Proteins from one Mercurialis annua linkage group LG7, ddMerAnnu1.2, whole genome shotgun sequence genomic window:
- the LOC126657180 gene encoding uncharacterized protein LOC126657180, which yields MIPEQRKKSWHSIVWFAGQIPRHSFITWMALLGRLNTKDRIMKWGVVSNSTCSLCNQQNEDIEHLFFACRFSSIWEKVLQISDRARQRFTSRREVSYIVRRTKEKSIRAKVMKLWFNASVYHVWMARNKIVFAQENQIVDQVFNRIEADPLGLLYLGLFQAIKMLSLYH from the exons ATGATTCCAGAGCAAAGAAAGAAGTCTTGGCATTCTATTGTCTGGTTTGCAGGACAGATTCCAAGACACTCGTTTATTACTTGGATGGCTTTGCTGGGTCGCCTGAATACTAAAGACAGAATTATGAAGTGGGGGGTTGTCTCAAACAGCACATGTTCCCTGTGTAACCAGCAGAATGAGGATATAGAGCACTTGTTCTTTGCTTGCAGGTTTTCTAGTATTTGGGAGAAAGTCTTACAGATCTCTGACAGAGCTAGACAGAGATTCACTTCGAGAAGAGAAGTTAGCTATATTGTTAgaagaacaaaagaaaaatcCATTAGGGCTAAAGTGATGAAGCTGTGGTTCAATGCATCTGTATACCACGTATGGATGGCAAGGAACAAAATTGTGTTTGCGCAGGAAAATCAGATAGTAGACCAAGTCTTCAATAGAATTGAAGCAGAT CCTTTGGGCTTGTTGTATTTGGGCCTTTTTCAAGCAATAAAAATGCTTTCTTTATATCATTaa